Proteins from a genomic interval of Treponema brennaborense DSM 12168:
- a CDS encoding polyphenol oxidase family protein: MCVTTRSVFDFVSAPLDSSLLDSESAGSALRCVSVPSYVSVPFFRNGNPLPVSSPAPQCHLTLAAAGSMRFRWNETNAVRDAFFRNLRVISEPPVSAPPASELSVPMPPVSAPSAAVPIELIHSRTVYALDGVRSDARCSGKYAGAASAVITNDGTVRSAICDSVRSGDGLISRNRQLLPIITVADCMPVYLYDPQTGCFGVLHSGWKGTGIAANALRLAAAAYGARAEDFLVVLGPHIHDCCYTVNAERAAYFAAEYTPECIEPGTAAAGSTAPDNAEYRLSLAQANIALLLRTGVNPANILHCTDCTCCDARFGSFRRQSAGLPAETPLEERVRRFTAMAAFIG, encoded by the coding sequence ATGTGCGTAACAACCCGTTCCGTTTTCGATTTTGTTTCCGCACCGCTTGATTCCTCACTGCTTGATTCCGAATCTGCCGGTTCCGCACTGCGCTGTGTTTCCGTTCCGAGTTACGTTTCCGTTCCGTTTTTCCGGAACGGAAACCCGCTTCCCGTTTCGTCGCCCGCGCCGCAGTGCCATTTGACGCTCGCCGCCGCCGGTTCGATGCGTTTCCGCTGGAATGAGACGAACGCGGTTCGCGACGCTTTTTTCCGGAATCTGCGCGTTATTTCTGAACCGCCTGTATCAGCGCCGCCTGCGTCAGAATTGTCTGTGCCGATGCCGCCCGTATCAGCGCCGTCTGCGGCGGTTCCGATCGAACTGATCCATTCGCGCACCGTGTACGCCCTGGACGGCGTTCGTTCCGACGCGCGATGTTCCGGCAAGTATGCAGGCGCGGCTTCCGCTGTTATAACAAACGACGGAACCGTTCGCAGTGCGATATGTGATTCCGTTCGCAGCGGCGACGGGCTGATTTCGCGGAACCGGCAGCTGCTTCCGATCATAACGGTGGCTGATTGTATGCCGGTGTATCTGTACGATCCGCAGACCGGCTGCTTCGGCGTGCTGCATTCAGGCTGGAAAGGAACGGGAATTGCGGCGAACGCGTTGCGTCTTGCGGCCGCAGCTTACGGGGCGCGGGCGGAAGATTTTCTGGTTGTGCTGGGACCTCATATTCACGATTGCTGTTATACGGTAAATGCTGAGCGGGCGGCGTATTTTGCAGCGGAATATACGCCGGAATGTATCGAACCGGGAACGGCCGCAGCGGGAAGCACCGCGCCGGATAATGCGGAATATCGGCTGTCGCTTGCCCAAGCCAATATCGCACTGCTGCTGCGTACCGGCGTAAATCCTGCCAACATACTGCATTGCACGGACTGCACTTGCTGCGACGCACGCTTCGGGTCGTTTCGCCGCCAAAGCGCCGGTCTTCCTGCGGAAACGCCGCTTGAAGAACGGGTGCGGCGTTTTACGGCGATGGCTGCGTTTATCGGATAG
- a CDS encoding glycoside hydrolase family 88/105 protein — protein MNTTVIENYVSQLMERSTAEIPAWNIEKKRSGSKSGWDYIDGCMILAILELYDADGNAAYLKFADQYEDYRVRDDGSITGYEMGAYNLDDINGAKNFFTLFRLTGKLKYRRALDTVYAQIKTQPRTKEGNFWHKKIYPDQIWLDGLYMAQPFYMEYEAVCNECRCIKDIYSQFFTVERLMRDGKTGLYYHGYDSSRRSFWCDKETGLSANFWLRALGWFSMALLDTLDKAPDKGSADHIRLGRIFTDLMETMLRYQDGSGMWFQIPDQGGREKNYLETSGSAIMAYCMMKGTRLGILSDGYRDAGRRALDGICNTYLITENGEMSLGGICLVAGLGPENNRRRDGSYEYYMSEPVVRDDAKGVGPFLLAFTEWKRLHE, from the coding sequence ATGAATACTACCGTTATTGAAAACTACGTCAGCCAACTGATGGAACGCAGTACGGCGGAAATTCCGGCGTGGAATATAGAAAAAAAACGCAGCGGTTCAAAATCGGGCTGGGATTATATAGACGGATGCATGATACTGGCGATTCTGGAACTGTATGACGCCGACGGCAACGCCGCGTATCTGAAATTCGCCGATCAGTATGAAGACTATCGGGTTCGCGACGACGGCTCCATAACCGGATACGAAATGGGCGCGTACAATCTGGACGACATAAACGGTGCCAAGAATTTTTTCACGCTGTTCCGTCTGACCGGTAAGCTCAAATACCGCAGAGCGCTTGATACGGTGTATGCTCAAATAAAAACGCAGCCGCGGACGAAAGAAGGCAATTTTTGGCATAAGAAAATTTATCCCGACCAGATATGGCTCGACGGACTGTATATGGCTCAGCCGTTTTATATGGAGTACGAAGCGGTCTGCAACGAGTGCCGCTGCATCAAAGATATTTATTCACAATTTTTCACCGTCGAACGTCTCATGCGCGACGGAAAAACGGGGCTGTATTATCACGGATACGATTCTTCTCGCCGCAGTTTTTGGTGCGACAAGGAAACCGGATTGTCGGCGAATTTCTGGCTGAGGGCGCTCGGCTGGTTTTCAATGGCACTGCTCGACACGCTCGATAAGGCGCCCGACAAAGGCAGTGCCGACCATATCCGGCTCGGCCGGATTTTCACCGATCTGATGGAAACGATGCTCCGCTATCAGGACGGAAGCGGCATGTGGTTCCAGATTCCCGATCAGGGCGGACGCGAAAAAAATTATCTTGAAACGAGCGGCAGTGCGATTATGGCGTACTGCATGATGAAAGGAACGCGGCTGGGGATTCTTTCTGACGGATACCGCGACGCGGGCCGACGTGCACTGGACGGAATCTGCAATACGTATCTGATAACGGAAAACGGTGAAATGTCGCTCGGCGGGATATGTCTCGTCGCGGGTCTCGGCCCCGAAAACAACCGGCGGCGCGACGGTTCGTACGAATATTACATGTCGGAACCGGTGGTACGCGACGACGCGAAAGGCGTGGGTCCGTTTCTGCTCGCCTTTACCGAGTGGAAGCGGCTGCACGAATAA
- the argS gene encoding arginine--tRNA ligase has protein sequence MADLKEQCLLVVADALNKLKTEAGFDGPDVAPGSLTAETPPNPEMGDVGIPLFQFAKLFRMAPPIIAQKTAAYACAHPSAAVTGCFTAAGPYVNVKLNKSAAVSAILGRVAAQNASYGSCNTDGVAPLADRRVMVEFSSPNTNKPLHLGHLRNDALGESVSRILKAAGAEVYKVNIINNRGVHICKSMLAYKKFHEAAGDTPEKLGVKSDRFVGDCYVEFDKYSKTDAAAESQAQELLVKWEQGDESVRALWKRMNDWAIRGITQTYKRTGVSFDKLYYESDTYLKGKEEILKGLADGIFYREEDGSVWVDLAEIGLDKKVLLRKDGTALYMTQDIGTAIYRHGDWAFNQLVYVVGSEQQYHFKVLFYVLKKLGYEWASRLYHLSYGMVNLPEGKMKSREGTVVDADDLINTLRDGALEEIAAKGREEAVGDPAAVAEKIALGALHYYLLQTTPTKDMLFNPKESLAFNGNTGPYLQYMGARICSILRKAADTGLQAASPAQAAALLTHETEWELVKLLGDYPSVVVKAAENLDPSQLTGFLYDVAKAFGKFYHECPAVGIASENPALASARLALIAGTRTVLENAMQLVLIPFLEAM, from the coding sequence ATGGCTGATTTAAAAGAGCAGTGCCTGCTCGTAGTTGCCGACGCGCTGAATAAGCTGAAAACCGAAGCCGGATTCGACGGTCCCGACGTTGCGCCCGGTTCTCTTACGGCGGAAACGCCGCCGAACCCCGAAATGGGCGACGTCGGTATTCCGCTGTTTCAATTTGCAAAACTGTTCCGTATGGCGCCTCCGATAATTGCGCAAAAAACGGCGGCCTACGCTTGCGCGCATCCTTCAGCTGCGGTGACCGGCTGTTTTACGGCGGCGGGGCCGTACGTAAACGTAAAACTGAATAAAAGCGCCGCGGTTTCCGCTATTCTCGGGCGCGTCGCGGCTCAAAACGCTTCGTACGGTTCGTGCAATACGGACGGCGTCGCTCCGCTTGCCGACCGGCGCGTTATGGTCGAATTTTCAAGTCCGAACACGAACAAGCCGCTCCATTTGGGGCATCTGCGCAACGACGCGCTCGGTGAAAGCGTGTCTCGCATATTGAAAGCGGCCGGCGCGGAAGTCTATAAAGTCAACATCATAAACAATCGCGGCGTTCACATCTGCAAATCGATGCTCGCCTATAAAAAATTCCATGAAGCTGCCGGTGATACGCCCGAAAAACTCGGCGTTAAAAGCGACCGGTTCGTAGGCGACTGCTACGTCGAATTCGACAAATACAGTAAAACCGATGCGGCCGCCGAATCGCAGGCACAGGAATTGCTGGTCAAATGGGAGCAGGGGGACGAATCCGTGCGTGCGCTGTGGAAGCGGATGAACGACTGGGCCATTCGCGGTATTACGCAGACGTACAAACGTACCGGCGTTTCTTTCGATAAATTGTACTATGAAAGCGACACGTATCTTAAAGGAAAAGAAGAAATCCTGAAAGGACTTGCCGACGGCATTTTCTATCGGGAAGAAGACGGCTCGGTGTGGGTCGATCTTGCCGAAATCGGACTTGATAAAAAAGTGCTGCTGCGTAAAGACGGCACCGCTTTGTATATGACGCAGGATATCGGAACCGCCATTTACCGGCACGGCGACTGGGCGTTCAATCAGCTCGTGTACGTCGTCGGAAGCGAACAGCAGTATCATTTTAAGGTTCTGTTTTACGTACTGAAAAAACTCGGCTACGAATGGGCGTCCCGGCTGTATCATTTGTCGTACGGAATGGTGAATCTGCCCGAAGGTAAAATGAAAAGCCGCGAAGGTACCGTCGTCGACGCCGACGATCTGATAAACACGCTGCGCGACGGCGCGCTTGAAGAAATCGCCGCGAAAGGCCGCGAAGAAGCGGTCGGCGATCCTGCCGCCGTTGCCGAAAAAATCGCGCTGGGCGCGCTGCACTATTATTTGCTGCAAACGACGCCCACCAAAGACATGCTGTTCAATCCCAAAGAGTCGCTCGCGTTCAACGGCAACACCGGTCCGTACTTGCAGTATATGGGCGCCCGCATTTGCTCCATTTTGCGGAAAGCCGCCGATACGGGCTTGCAGGCGGCGTCTCCGGCTCAGGCGGCGGCGCTGCTGACGCATGAAACGGAATGGGAACTGGTTAAGCTGCTCGGCGATTATCCTTCGGTAGTCGTCAAGGCGGCGGAAAATCTGGATCCGTCTCAGCTGACCGGGTTCCTGTACGACGTCGCAAAAGCGTTCGGCAAGTTTTATCACGAATGCCCCGCCGTCGGTATCGCGTCGGAAAATCCCGCGCTTGCTTCCGCCCGGCTCGCACTGATAGCGGGTACGCGCACGGTGCTTGAAAACGCGATGCAGCTCGTGCTGATACCGTTTCTTGAAGCGATGTAG
- a CDS encoding methyl-accepting chemotaxis protein has protein sequence MSIRTKILIGFGTLMLLIMVITVTGISRINTINKNLTEINDVNTVKQRYAINFRGSVHDRSIRVRDFVLLENTNEKNTTLKEIRELETFYTDSEQALDRIFAGRQDSTQEEIGLYQDIKRSQDETLPLIERIISLETEGNESAAERILLEQARPAFQLWLDRINAFIDYKESQNQVLTDQTRSVASVFLILMITVCAAAVVIAVIIPLWVLKSVMLLHKVADRLNDIGHGDGDLTSRINVKSTDEVGKVAGDFNSFVETLQGIMKTVKKSVDGLARTSEGLSGSVTATQNALQNIDNDIRRVCDQMDVQSKEVSDVSQTMGRIGDNIAALNQIIERQTKSVNESFEAVEQIVSNIQSVTDTLENNAARFTHLTEASEEGFKNISDVQEKIRDISAKSEKMSEANAVIDSIASQTNLLAMNAAIEAAHAGESGKGFAVVADEIRKLAEDSAAQSKSISTALKDLVSAVSSVVQTSEKAGHSFEEVKQAISTVTEEQNDIRRVMDKQRAENRQVSTAFEIIRNLTDEVRTRAAEMNSGSKNIMKKTEALVEITAGINTSMQSMTQNSADIKQAVETVVTLGTDTQDGVQTVQAEIGRFTV, from the coding sequence ATGAGTATACGGACAAAAATCTTAATAGGATTCGGTACGTTAATGCTTCTCATCATGGTGATTACCGTAACCGGAATAAGCAGGATTAACACGATCAATAAGAATCTGACGGAAATAAACGACGTCAACACGGTCAAACAGCGCTACGCCATCAATTTCCGCGGCAGCGTGCACGACCGTTCCATCAGAGTGCGCGACTTCGTATTGCTCGAAAACACGAATGAAAAAAATACTACGCTCAAGGAAATCCGTGAACTTGAGACGTTCTACACGGATTCCGAACAGGCGCTCGACCGGATTTTCGCCGGACGGCAGGACAGTACGCAGGAAGAAATCGGTCTGTATCAGGACATAAAACGGAGCCAGGACGAAACGCTGCCGCTCATTGAACGGATTATCAGCCTTGAAACCGAAGGAAACGAATCGGCGGCCGAGCGGATACTGCTGGAACAGGCGCGCCCGGCGTTTCAATTATGGCTGGATCGGATAAACGCGTTCATCGACTATAAAGAATCGCAGAATCAGGTATTGACCGATCAGACGCGTTCGGTTGCAAGCGTCTTTCTGATTCTGATGATCACCGTCTGCGCCGCCGCAGTAGTCATTGCGGTAATCATACCGCTGTGGGTGCTGAAATCGGTCATGCTGCTGCACAAAGTTGCCGATCGGCTCAACGACATCGGACACGGAGACGGAGATCTGACGTCGCGCATCAACGTCAAAAGCACCGACGAGGTCGGCAAAGTGGCCGGCGATTTCAACAGCTTCGTCGAAACGCTTCAGGGAATCATGAAAACCGTCAAAAAATCGGTCGACGGACTTGCCCGAACCAGCGAAGGCCTTTCCGGCAGCGTAACCGCGACGCAGAACGCACTGCAGAACATCGACAACGACATCCGCCGGGTGTGCGACCAAATGGACGTGCAATCGAAAGAAGTTTCGGACGTGTCGCAGACGATGGGCAGAATAGGCGATAATATCGCCGCGCTGAATCAGATCATTGAACGCCAGACGAAGAGCGTAAACGAAAGTTTTGAAGCGGTGGAACAAATAGTATCCAACATACAGTCCGTTACGGACACGCTTGAAAACAACGCGGCGCGGTTCACGCACCTGACCGAAGCTTCGGAAGAAGGGTTCAAAAACATTTCCGACGTACAGGAAAAGATCCGCGACATCTCCGCAAAATCCGAAAAAATGTCCGAAGCGAACGCCGTCATCGACAGCATTGCGTCTCAGACGAACCTGCTCGCCATGAACGCCGCCATAGAAGCCGCACACGCCGGAGAATCCGGAAAAGGATTCGCCGTCGTTGCCGACGAAATCAGGAAACTTGCCGAAGATTCGGCCGCGCAGTCCAAATCCATTTCAACGGCGCTCAAAGACCTCGTTTCCGCCGTATCATCGGTCGTGCAAACTTCCGAAAAAGCCGGACACTCGTTTGAAGAAGTCAAACAGGCCATCAGCACCGTTACCGAAGAACAGAACGACATCCGCAGAGTCATGGACAAGCAGCGCGCCGAAAACCGTCAAGTGAGCACCGCGTTTGAAATTATCAGGAATTTGACCGACGAAGTCCGCACCAGAGCGGCCGAAATGAATTCGGGCAGCAAAAACATCATGAAAAAAACGGAAGCGCTCGTCGAAATAACCGCCGGAATCAACACGTCCATGCAGAGCATGACGCAAAACTCGGCAGATATCAAACAGGCCGTTGAAACGGTCGTAACGCTGGGAACCGACACGCAGGACGGCGTCCAAACCGTACAGGCGGAAATCGGCCGATTCACCGTGTAG
- the rpsP gene encoding 30S ribosomal protein S16, producing MVKIRLKKFGTKKRPYYRIVVMDSRKPRDGETIEEIGIYHPIEVEDKQIAFNEDRARYWLGVGAQPSDIVRRLFNKKNFTI from the coding sequence GTGGTCAAAATCAGACTCAAGAAATTCGGAACGAAAAAGCGCCCCTACTACCGCATCGTGGTAATGGATTCCCGCAAACCCCGCGATGGTGAAACGATTGAAGAAATCGGTATTTATCATCCGATCGAAGTTGAAGACAAACAGATCGCTTTCAACGAAGATCGTGCCCGCTACTGGCTTGGCGTCGGCGCTCAGCCGTCGGACATCGTTCGCAGACTTTTTAACAAGAAAAACTTTACAATCTGA
- a CDS encoding KH domain-containing protein, which produces MEKDLIEYIAKSLVDDPGAVSVTEAEGDKSTVLELRVAEGDIGKVIGKYGRIAKALRTVLSASASKSGTRYSLEILD; this is translated from the coding sequence ATGGAAAAAGACCTGATTGAATACATCGCAAAATCACTGGTCGATGATCCCGGTGCAGTCTCAGTAACTGAAGCCGAAGGCGACAAGTCGACAGTCCTTGAGCTGCGCGTTGCCGAGGGTGATATCGGTAAAGTTATCGGAAAGTACGGACGTATCGCAAAAGCGCTGCGGACTGTATTAAGTGCTTCTGCCAGTAAAAGCGGTACCCGGTACAGCCTGGAAATACTGGACTGA